One genomic region from Candidatus Woesearchaeota archaeon encodes:
- a CDS encoding 50S ribosomal protein L37e produces MAKGTPAKGKRSGKKNHIICRRCGRHSYHVSRAICASCGYGRAAKTRQRSSDRKKR; encoded by the coding sequence ATGGCTAAAGGAACACCAGCAAAAGGAAAACGATCTGGAAAAAAGAATCACATAATTTGCAGACGCTGTGGAAGACATAGTTATCATGTCTCTCGTGCGATTTGCGCGTCCTGCGGATACGGCAGAGCGGCAAAAACACGACAGCGAAGTTCTGATCGAAAGAAAAGATAA
- a CDS encoding small nuclear ribonucleoprotein (Enables 3` processing of polyadenylated mRNAs and tRNA precursors) — protein sequence MDATRPLDALNKARNKRVIVELKNNIQITGELKAFDIHINCVLDNADERLNGEVKRKLGTVFIRGDTIILISPAEQ from the coding sequence ATGGACGCAACACGACCATTAGACGCATTGAATAAAGCACGCAACAAGCGTGTGATTGTAGAATTAAAAAATAACATTCAGATTACAGGAGAATTGAAGGCATTTGACATTCATATTAACTGTGTTCTTGATAACGCAGATGAACGATTGAATGGCGAAGTCAAGCGCAAGCTCGGCACAGTCTTCATCAGAGGAGATACAATTATCTTAATTTCTCCAGCAGAACAATAG